The window CATGAGCCTTCTCCATTAATAAATGGCCAATTCCCATTCGACGGTAGTTAGAGAGAGTCATTAATTTTGCAATCTCCGCTCTATGGCTTCCATTTTGTTTGGAACAAAGGTGTAATTGTACGCTACCAACTACTCGTTCGTTAGCTTTTGCAAGAAAAAGAATTACGTTTGAATCCTGGATGCTCTCCCAATAATCTTGTGCCGCAAAAAAAACTAGAGGTGGAAGAAAGCCAATGGATGCACCATGCTGAACAACATTTATTATTAGTTCACTAAGATCTTTTATGTTTTCCTCAATCTTTATGCATTGTTCAACACTAATAGCTATTTTTTCCAAAGAACCACACCCTAACATGATTTATATGAATAATGTGACACAAGACAGGAGCATATAAAAGGAGTTTGTTAAAAAATCTAACACGATTTTTGTGCTATAATCAACACAATTTGTCTCGCTTGATATTTGAAGGTAATGGAGGTAAAGATAATGGAAACTGGAGAGTTTGAAAGGCTTTGTCACTCAATTGATGATTATATTTGGGTAGAGCAGAAAAAAAGAGAAATAACTGGGGGTACAATAACTTTTAAAGAAATAGATAAGATTAGCGAAATGCAAAAAATTGATAAAGTAATGATTTCAGGACTAAAACAGGATTCTTTTGAGTATTTCATTCGTACCCAGAGTTATAAGTTTCAAGCGATTATGTTTTGGAAAAATAAGCTTGTTGAGGACTGGTCACTTCTATCTACATTAAAAAATGTAAAATTTATCGGCTTCTTCCACAATCAACGGATTACGCAACTATGGGATATGACTGAAAACAATTCACTGGAGGGTCTCTATATTAGCGACTTTACGAGGCTACATTCGCTAGATGGAATAAAAAATGCACCCAAGTTAGAGCGATTGTACTTCGGTGATGCCGTATGGAACACCAGTGTATTAAATGACCTGAAGGCATTGGAAAACTCAAGGTTGAAAGAATTCCATTTTGCGGGTAAAGCCATTAAGGAAGAGGATATAACAATTTATACTAAAATGCCAAATCTTGAAAGATTAAATTTTCGGACCAATCTATACACTACAGAGCAGTTAGCGTGGTTAGTTGCGAATTTACCAAATGTACAAGGGTATTCATTAAATCCATATGTTAAATTTAATGATGTAAATAGTACAGAAAAGGATATTCTAATTTGCGGTAAAAGAAAACCGTTTTTATCTTCAGAAAAAGATGAAATGAAAATCCGAAAATATGTTGATGAATTTGAACAAATGGTAGAACAGTTCATAAATGAAAATTAAATCATTTCGTATTAAATGATAAAATGCACTGCATAAAGCAGTGCATTTTAGCTTGCATTTTGGTCTGTAATTTTATTTTTTGCTATAAAACGGAACCCGTTACGAAAAGAGGAGGTTCCTTTTTACACCAAAAACGATAGTTAAAGTTTAAAATTACCATAATGTTAAAACAGAGTAGTAAAACTACTAGCAGTTACGTTGTTTAGTTACTGCTATTGTCTTTTAAAACGACTACCTTTACTTTTCGATTTTAAGCGATTGATTTGACTCGAAACTTTTTGTTGTGAATTTTGTTCGCTTTGAGAATCGAGAGTGAGTGCTGTAATTTCTTCCCCAAATACAGTTAGATGATAGTGACTACCTTCTTTAGAGCCAAGCGGAAGTTGAGACACGTCTATGACAAACTCTTTTTGCAAATCCTCAACTAAAATAGTGGCGTGCTTTCCGTCAACGATTCTATCT is drawn from Bacillus alkalisoli and contains these coding sequences:
- a CDS encoding GNAT family N-acetyltransferase codes for the protein MEKIAISVEQCIKIEENIKDLSELIINVVQHGASIGFLPPLVFFAAQDYWESIQDSNVILFLAKANERVVGSVQLHLCSKQNGSHRAEIAKLMTLSNYRRMGIGHLLMEKAHETAIQMGKTLIVLDTREGDPSNLLYTSLGYQYVGRIPDYAKSENGHFDATIIYYKKLT
- a CDS encoding DUF3006 domain-containing protein, whose product is MNVKGVLDRIVDGKHATILVEDLQKEFVIDVSQLPLGSKEGSHYHLTVFGEEITALTLDSQSEQNSQQKVSSQINRLKSKSKGSRFKRQ